The following is a genomic window from candidate division WOR-3 bacterium.
TATCAACATTTTTTATCTTTTGCCATTCTGGGATTAAATGTTTGTAGACAATATCTTTAGGAGTGCGTGCTCCATACCGAATGTATATCTTCTTGTAGTCCTTGATATTTTCAACCAGTGCCAGAAAGAGTGCCCGCAGTGGTGCAAATCCTACTCCTCCACCCACGATGAAAACATCTTTCTTTTTAAAATCTTTAAGCGGATAAGGTTTTCCAAAAGGACCCCGTACCCCCAAAATATCACCTTCTTTCAATTCAAAGAGTGCCTGGGTGACCCGTCCCACCTTCATGATGGTAAATTCAAGATCTTTCGCATAAGGCGAGGAAGAAGGTGTAAATGGTGCCTCACCCACTCCCGGTACGGTTAATTCAGCAAACTGACCGGCTTCAAACTCAATAGGCTTTCCTTCAAGCACGAAGGTCTTTATCGTTGGTGTTTCGGGGATGATCTTTTTTATCCGGGTCAAAAGCGGTTGGTAAGGATTCATAATTTAGTTAATATCTTCCTGATATCTATCTTTGCCGAACAACCCACCAAGCATCGTCCGCAGCCTGAACA
Proteins encoded in this region:
- a CDS encoding FAD/NAD(P)-binding protein, translated to MNPYQPLLTRIKKIIPETPTIKTFVLEGKPIEFEAGQFAELTVPGVGEAPFTPSSSPYAKDLEFTIMKVGRVTQALFELKEGDILGVRGPFGKPYPLKDFKKKDVFIVGGGVGFAPLRALFLALVENIKDYKKIYIRYGARTPKDIVYKHLIPEWQKIKNVDILLTVDVGDEEWKGRVGVVTTILDEIPVDVKTTPAIVCGPPLMMKFTTQRLVEAGFKDTNIYLSMEKNMSCGIGKCNHCRVGKFYVCKDGPVLTWKDVKDIEDPFL